GGGTCCAGAGGATAATCGAAATTCTCCGACATGGTTCCTTCCTTGACGCATCTCACCTGCCAGATGTTACCATGCAGCTCCAGTATCTTTTTATTTCCGGCCTTTGCGTGCAGCCCATCGACGTTCTGGGTGATGAGCGTAAAATCTTTGTAATGGTTCTCCATCCTGGAAATGGCGATGTGCCCTGGATTGGGAGAGATCGGCTTGATAAGACCTCGCCTCCAGTTGTACCATTCCCATACGAGGACTGGATCGTAGGCAAAGGCTTCCGGTGTTGCGAGCTGTGTTGCGTCGTAGTTCCGCCAGAGCCCATCCTTCCCGCGGAATGTTGGGATGCCGCTCTCCCTTGAAACCCCGGCTCCGGTCAGAACGCATACCTTCTTGTCCGCATCGGCAAATCTCTTTAGATTTTCTGAAAATTCATAATGCATATCAATTGAATATTAG
The sequence above is drawn from the Acidobacteriota bacterium genome and encodes:
- a CDS encoding NAD-dependent deacylase encodes the protein MHYEFSENLKRFADADKKVCVLTGAGVSRESGIPTFRGKDGLWRNYDATQLATPEAFAYDPVLVWEWYNWRRGLIKPISPNPGHIAISRMENHYKDFTLITQNVDGLHAKAGNKKILELHGNIWQVRCVKEGTMSENFDYPLDPIPPKCSCGAMLRPNVVWFGEALNQEILSEAFQKASKCDLFLIVGTSGIVYPAASIPYEAKSSGVFIVDVNPEPSNLTHIADEFIQGPSGEALPQFLKFLNIP